In a genomic window of Temperatibacter marinus:
- a CDS encoding DUF418 domain-containing protein encodes MTSSAVPIMGQERINSLDILRGVALFGILIMNINGMALPGSGYGNPNAWGGASGWDLTTWFTVNIFFESTMRTIFSMLFGAGAILFMDRLSEKLPGNEASEIYMRRNSLLILFGAIHAYLLLWFGDILFYYGIAALILFSFRKANFKFLIAVCLLIMSIQITKGVLKYNKLIDDYEKSIAAETKKEAGETLTKKEEGAIKKWTGIWERRNTQPEKAKEEIEKRHKGWWDNVLAFKGRVMTMESYVMYDFFFFDAFLAMLVGMMVYRLGIFTLEKSTGFYGGMMIVGYLIGLPIRYYITMEIYNSGFNPIAFKVMDIFLDVSRLALAMGHIGLLLLFVRYNILGFLLKALGAVGRMALSNYIMHSVIFVFLFTGVGLSMFGELMRHELIYVWAIICVSQLILSPLWLSYYKYGPLEWVWRSLTYGERQAFKK; translated from the coding sequence ATGACATCATCAGCCGTGCCAATTATGGGGCAAGAGCGGATCAACTCTCTCGATATTTTGAGAGGCGTTGCGCTATTCGGCATTCTCATTATGAATATTAACGGAATGGCTTTACCAGGAAGTGGCTACGGAAATCCCAATGCATGGGGCGGCGCTTCTGGCTGGGACTTGACCACTTGGTTTACTGTGAACATATTTTTCGAAAGTACCATGAGAACAATTTTCTCTATGCTTTTTGGGGCTGGAGCCATCCTCTTCATGGACCGCTTATCTGAAAAATTGCCAGGGAATGAAGCATCAGAAATATATATGCGGCGCAATAGCTTGCTGATTTTATTCGGCGCAATTCATGCCTATCTTCTTCTGTGGTTCGGGGATATTCTTTTCTATTATGGTATTGCCGCCCTGATCCTTTTTTCATTCCGAAAAGCAAACTTTAAATTCTTAATCGCTGTCTGCCTGCTCATCATGAGCATTCAGATCACCAAGGGTGTTTTGAAATATAATAAATTAATCGACGATTATGAAAAATCAATCGCAGCAGAAACCAAAAAAGAAGCGGGAGAAACTCTGACGAAAAAAGAAGAAGGCGCCATTAAAAAATGGACTGGCATTTGGGAACGAAGAAACACCCAACCAGAAAAAGCCAAAGAAGAGATAGAAAAACGTCATAAAGGCTGGTGGGATAATGTTCTGGCCTTCAAAGGTCGGGTTATGACAATGGAATCCTATGTCATGTATGATTTCTTTTTCTTTGACGCTTTCCTCGCCATGCTCGTTGGCATGATGGTCTACAGATTAGGCATTTTCACCTTAGAGAAAAGTACAGGCTTTTATGGTGGCATGATGATCGTAGGATATCTGATAGGCCTCCCTATTCGTTATTATATCACCATGGAAATATATAACAGTGGGTTCAACCCGATTGCGTTCAAGGTGATGGATATCTTTCTTGATGTGAGCCGTTTAGCGCTTGCCATGGGGCATATTGGACTTCTCCTTTTGTTCGTCAGGTATAACATCCTAGGATTCCTATTAAAGGCTTTGGGCGCTGTAGGCCGCATGGCATTGAGCAACTATATTATGCATTCTGTAATCTTTGTATTTTTGTTTACAGGTGTTGGTTTGTCTATGTTTGGTGAACTAATGCGCCATGAGCTGATTTATGTTTGGGCCATAATCTGTGTCTCTCAACTAATTCTCAGCCCTCTCTGGCTTTCCTATTATAAATACGGACCTTTAGAATGGGTTTGGCGATCTCTGACCTACGGCGAGAGACAAGCCTTCAAAAAGTAA